The following coding sequences are from one Nicotiana tomentosiformis chromosome 3, ASM39032v3, whole genome shotgun sequence window:
- the LOC138907868 gene encoding uncharacterized protein produces the protein MVNKLVRDIERKNLEQDFLKYVRSAQEHWQVLLCPVGKLFESHRNLRNLPVILTHREIVRPRREEAAPVQRNRRTHTHTREGERERERERREEEDGAGVAEKSKTRRVAGNQGSAELHQLAWNMHVPTPAARTEKKRKKRERKRKGEKKKKEREREWEREREREAGKREVDLPVTAPATATAKEQMSKCRY, from the exons ATGGTAAATAAACTAGTACGAG ATATAGAACGAAAGAACCTGGAGCAAGATTTCCTGAAGTATGTCAGATCTGCTCAAGAGCACTGGCAAGTCCTGCTGTGTCCAGTCGGAAAGCTGTTCGAAAGTCACCGGAATTTACGAAACTTGCCGGTAATCTTAACACATCGGGAAATAGTCCGTCCTCGCCGGGAAGAAGCTGCACCTGTCCAAAGAAACAGACGCACCCACACACATACAAGGGAGGGGGAGAGAGAAAGGGAAAGAGAGAGAAGGGAAGAAGAAGATGGAGCAGGGGTCGCCGAAAAAAGCAAAACCAGAAGGGTCGCTGGAAATCAAGGGTCAGCGGAGTTGCACCAACTCGCCTGGAACATGCACGTCCCGACTCCGGCGGCAAGAAcggaaaagaagagaaagaagagagagagaaagagaaaaggagaaaagaagaaaaaggagagagaaagagagtgggagagggagagagagagagaggctggAAAAAGAGAAGTGGACTTACCTGTAACAGCACCTGCGACGGCGACGGCAAAGGAGCAGATGTCGAAGTGTCGCTACTAG